TGCAAATGATGTGACAAATAGTGGTATGGTAAAAGGATACAGTGATGGTAATAATCAATTTTTAGCAAAGTTATATTATCTTCCACAGGACTCTACTATAAAAAAGGGAGATGTTATTTTAACATCAGGAATTAATAATTCATACCCTAGAGGAATAAGAATTGGAACTGTAATAAGTGTAGAGGATGATAAGGGAAAAGTAATGAAAAATGCTTTGATAAAACCTTATGTGAATTTTGATAAGCTTCAGGAACTACTTATTGTAGTGCCTCAAGACAAAATGGATATAAAATACTAGGGTGGATGTAAAATGAAAAAATTATTAGTATTAGTTTTACTATCAGTTCTGCTATTTATTTTGGATAATGCACTGATGCCTTTTTTTGCGGTAAAGAGTTTTTATCCAGGGTTACTTATAATATTTGTAATTTGCTATTCCATTGTAAATGGAACGTGGGAAGGTATGTGGCTTGGAGTATTTGCAGGTTTACTTCAGGATATATACTTTTCATATGGTTTTGGAATAAACTCGTTTACAAATATGATAGTATGTGTAATTGCAGGTATTGTAGGAAATAGTATATTTAGAAAAAGAAGACTTATTCCTGTTATTTCTTGTTTTTTACTTGTTTTGTTTAAGGGATTGTTAATAATGGGTATTTTATACTTATGTGGAGTGTATGTGAATATAAAAAATGTATTTTTCACAGGAATTTATGATATGATTTTGTGTATCTTTATGTATAAGCCAATATATAATCTTTGCAATAAAGATTATATGGAAGCTAAGTGGAAATTTTAAAGGTGGAGATGATATTTTTTGAAAGAGAAGAAGCATTCTAATATTACAAGATATACTGTACTAGCAGTTATTATGGTAGCTATTTTTGCAACTATTACTGGAAGACTTCTCTTTCTTCAAGTAGTAAAGGGGCAAGAGTATAAAGAGCAGTCCAATAATAAATCTTTGACAGAAATACAGGAAGCGGCTCCAAGAGGAAAAATTTTGGACAAGAATGGGAATGTTTTAGCTAAGAGCATTCAAAGTTATGTGCTTATATATAATCAAACAGATGAAAATGATAAGACTTTTTTCCCTACTATGAGTAAAGTATTTAAGATACTAGATGAAAGTGGGGAAAGTCAGAAGGATGATTTTGAACTTAAGATAAATCCTTATAGGTTTGAATTTAGAAGTGATGATGAAGAAACTAGAAAGGATCTTGAAATTAAGTTTAAAAGAGATAGAGGATTAAACGATGAAATAGAAAAGAAAATTAAAAGAAAAAATAAAAATATATCTGAAAATGATTTGAAGAGTTTAGTAAATAAAGAATTACTGAAAATAACTCCAGAGGATACTTTCAAAAAACTTATTGCCAAGTACAAAATAAGTAGTGCATATTCTTTGGAAGATCAGAGAAGATATATGATTATTAAGGATACTTTAAAAATGCAGAGTTATTCTGGGTATAAACCTGTAACAGTTGCAAGTAATATAAAGAAGGATACTGCCTTTAAATTTTTACAAATGTCAAATGAACTCCCAGGAATAGATGTGGATACCCAGCCTATAAGATATTATCCTAATAAGGAGCTAGGGTCTAGTTTTATAGGATACATATCTAAAATATCTTCTGACTATGATAAATACAAGGAAAAAGGTTACGATGTAAGTAGTGATTATGTAGGTCAGGCAGGCATAGAAGGTGCACTTGAAGATAGATTGAAAGGGTCAAAGGGAGGAAAAATAGTAAAGCTGAATAAAAATGGAAAAATAGTTCAAGAATTGGGCAAAAAAGACTCTTACCCAGGTGAAACAGTTCAGTTAACAGTGGATTCCAAGGTTCAAAAAGCAGCAGAAGATTCATTGGATGCTACTATGGCAAAGCTAAGAGCTAATCCTTATGGTCAGAATAGATCTGATACTACCAATGCAACTAGAGGGGCAGCAGTAGCAATTGATGTGAATACGGGAGCAATAATTGCAATGGCAAGCAGGCCTGGTTATGATCCAAATATGTTCGCACAACCTGGTATGATATCTCAAGATTTATATAGGCAATATTTCAGCCCAGATTTAGGAGTTCTTGGAAAGGAATATATAGAGAAGAGAAATATAACTTCAAATTTTCCAGGGGAGACAGAGGATCAAGTGCTAAACACGTTATTCCCACTTGATACAAGTATAAAAAATAACACTACTATAAGACAAGATGTTTATGACATATTTCCAAAACCGTTTTATAATTATGCTACTCAGTCTTTAATACCTCCGGGTTCTACATTCAAACCAATGACTGCTATTGCAGGCCTTGAAAGTGGAGTAATAAATCCAGGCTTTTGTGTAGATGATGAAGGACAGTTTGATCAGGGTGGTAAGATTGTAAAGTTTATATTGGATGGTAGAAATGGAGTAGTGGATTTAGCTGCTGCCATACAGAAATCCAGTAACCCTTATTTTATGACTGTAGGCAAGCGCATCCGCGAGGCTCTTGGAGACGATGGACTTGCTAAATATGCATGGAAGTTTGGACTTGGCGTTTCCGTAAATAGTGATGTAAAAGCATTCACCGGCATAGAAATTCCAGAAAAATTTGGGCAAGTATATAATACAGTATCAAATAAAAATACTTATGCCAGCACTTATTTATGGCAAACTATGGCTGACCTTAAAGACGGTCAGGATGATAAAGGTCATAAGCTAGTTTCAATTAATCTATATGATAATAGCAGTGATTCAAGCAAGGTAAAGCAAATTAAGAATGATATCAAAACTTTGATAAAGAATTCTGTAAAAAATGGAAAGAGTGCTTTTGATAAAGAAAAATACAAAGAATTATTTTCTGAACTTGTAAAGGAAGATCCTAATAACAAAAAGGATATAAGTGATGAGAAAATGAATGATTTGATTGATGTCATATATAGCATAACTGTTTCAGATGCAAATGCTCAGTTAAAGGTACCGGCTAATATAGAAAATGCTGCTATAGGACAGGGACTTAACCAATTTACTCCTGTTCAGATGGCAAATTATATTGCTACCCTGGTGAATGGTGGAACTAGATATAAAGTACATTTGGTAGATAAATATTTAAATCCTAATGGAGGAGTTATTGAGCAGGTTAAACCAGAAGTTATACAGAAAACTGGAATTAAGCCTGAAACTATAGCTGCTATTAAAGCAGGAATGGGTGCAGTTAATGAGAAAGGTGGTACAGGGTCACAAGTATTTGGCGGATTCCCAATAAGTACAGGAGGAAAGACAGGTACTGCAAGTTTGGGAAATCAAGATCAAATAGGAAGAACTGACTATTCTGAATATGTTGCATTTGCACCTCTTGATAAACCAGAAATAGCTGTATATGCAGTCATATTTGATGGTGGTCAAGGAGCAAGTGGTGCAGCTTATGTAGCAAGAGATATTCTTTCAGCATATTTTACTGAAACAGGCCGTATAACTACTAGTACGTCTACTGGTACGTCTACTAGTACAAGTACTCAACAAAACAGTAATTAAAATAAAGGGGCTGTTGTACTAAGAATAAATACTACAATATACTGGTTTATTATTAATCTTTAAAACAATATGTTGTATGTAAATTTCTTAATGCGGCAGTCCCTTATATGATAATAATTTTAATTAGAATTTAGCTTAAATAAGAATTTCCAGAACAAGTATTATATTAAAAAATAAAGTTGGAAATTAAGAAGGATTTACGTAAAGGGTGTTGAAATAGTATATGAGGTGACTTATGGAGGCTAATTATGAGGAATAATAATATAGTAATTAAGGGTAATAGAGATGGAATAAATATAATTATAAATAATAATGGCTTTAAAGATTTTGACGAAATGCTTGAAAGCTTAATCAAAAGGCTTTCAACTGGAAAGATGTTTTATAAGGGATGCACTCTGAAAATAACAACAGAATTAAAAAGTGTAAATGAAAAGCAATTTAATAAACTTAAAAATATATTGT
The genomic region above belongs to Clostridium sp. AWRP and contains:
- the mreD gene encoding rod shape-determining protein MreD is translated as MKKLLVLVLLSVLLFILDNALMPFFAVKSFYPGLLIIFVICYSIVNGTWEGMWLGVFAGLLQDIYFSYGFGINSFTNMIVCVIAGIVGNSIFRKRRLIPVISCFLLVLFKGLLIMGILYLCGVYVNIKNVFFTGIYDMILCIFMYKPIYNLCNKDYMEAKWKF
- a CDS encoding penicillin-binding transpeptidase domain-containing protein, whose translation is MKEKKHSNITRYTVLAVIMVAIFATITGRLLFLQVVKGQEYKEQSNNKSLTEIQEAAPRGKILDKNGNVLAKSIQSYVLIYNQTDENDKTFFPTMSKVFKILDESGESQKDDFELKINPYRFEFRSDDEETRKDLEIKFKRDRGLNDEIEKKIKRKNKNISENDLKSLVNKELLKITPEDTFKKLIAKYKISSAYSLEDQRRYMIIKDTLKMQSYSGYKPVTVASNIKKDTAFKFLQMSNELPGIDVDTQPIRYYPNKELGSSFIGYISKISSDYDKYKEKGYDVSSDYVGQAGIEGALEDRLKGSKGGKIVKLNKNGKIVQELGKKDSYPGETVQLTVDSKVQKAAEDSLDATMAKLRANPYGQNRSDTTNATRGAAVAIDVNTGAIIAMASRPGYDPNMFAQPGMISQDLYRQYFSPDLGVLGKEYIEKRNITSNFPGETEDQVLNTLFPLDTSIKNNTTIRQDVYDIFPKPFYNYATQSLIPPGSTFKPMTAIAGLESGVINPGFCVDDEGQFDQGGKIVKFILDGRNGVVDLAAAIQKSSNPYFMTVGKRIREALGDDGLAKYAWKFGLGVSVNSDVKAFTGIEIPEKFGQVYNTVSNKNTYASTYLWQTMADLKDGQDDKGHKLVSINLYDNSSDSSKVKQIKNDIKTLIKNSVKNGKSAFDKEKYKELFSELVKEDPNNKKDISDEKMNDLIDVIYSITVSDANAQLKVPANIENAAIGQGLNQFTPVQMANYIATLVNGGTRYKVHLVDKYLNPNGGVIEQVKPEVIQKTGIKPETIAAIKAGMGAVNEKGGTGSQVFGGFPISTGGKTGTASLGNQDQIGRTDYSEYVAFAPLDKPEIAVYAVIFDGGQGASGAAYVARDILSAYFTETGRITTSTSTGTSTSTSTQQNSN